The following are from one region of the Quercus robur chromosome 1, dhQueRobu3.1, whole genome shotgun sequence genome:
- the LOC126699649 gene encoding uncharacterized protein LOC126699649: MSSASSNQSVVRDGTEYEDVYPSGHKDQESPGESRSPSASSSSSTNEDVEIVEVEGSDDDGDQQLESVVGADGLRQFIMLPEWTVHRFTSVIRERHFSTFRTNFQIPDYVSIRLPYVSEKCYYEGVDGVGVYEQALKAGLRFPLSTLHRELLQYLGLSVTQISPNAWRVFIAMEILYGAMSNGERKLTVREFLHCYRPDEISGSRGMYSFASRSPLLKVIFETPDSNRDWKSRYFFLEGDRWMNHPGETEFMPVDTTWAVINQTRRRRPQVSLEEFSFLEKVCKKTTPEERTWAKLVNPRTIHWYCDGPEPTQEAIRYDERVHKQMDDAKRRALIKSQAVKKRESGEEVPKASASVPKRKLTTKSDRPFKQPKVSLEPVVGLMAEGNKAVTPAKQGKGKGLMAVPDGKQERPPSLLRDDSKYALEKLSSIITAEDYEDLGNHSTEAMGETGLFAVAQSLVMMKGLLDRCLNRESSLDRVRAKAQQTEEELGQLQRWRSKVEKKLELSEQARKELEEKTATSLTVIENKEAEIKRLKEEIRQAKVAAVEEYRCSESYLLSCVD, translated from the exons atgtctagtgcgtcaagtaaccagtcggtggttcgtgatgggacggaatacgaggatgtatacccgtccggtcataaagaccaagagagccccggcgaaagtaggagtccgtctgcctcctcttcatcctcaacaaatgaggatgtggagatagtcGAAGTAGAGGGTTCCGATGATGACGGGGATCAACAACTGGAGTCCGTTGTAGgcgctgatggactaaggcagttcatcatgttgccagagtggactgttcataggtttacatccgtcatcagggagagacatttcagcaccttcaggaccaacttccaaatcccagactatgtctccatccgtctaccatatgtgtcggagaagtgttattACGAAGGGGTAGACGGTGTAGGAGTGTACGAACAGGCattgaaggctggacttcgattcccgctttctacccttcatagggaactcttgcagtatctggggttgtccgtcacccagatatcccctaacgcctggagggtcttcatagccatggagattctctacggtgcaatgtcaaacggggaaaggaaattgacggtccgtgaatttcttcactgttaccgtccagacgagatttctggatcaagggggatgtacagttttgccagtcggagccccttgttgaaggtgatctttgagaccccagactcaaatagagactggaagagtcggtacttcttcctggagggtgatagatggatgaaccatccaggggagacggagttcatgcccgtcgacacaacttgggcagttataaatcagacac gtagacggcgcccacaagtcagCCTCGAGGAGTTTAGCTTCCTTGAAAAGGTTTGCAAGAAGactacgccggaggaaaggacttgggcgaagttggtgaacccgaggaccatacattggtactgcgacggtcctgagcccacccaagaagCGATAAGATACGACGAGCGAGTTCACAAAC agatggatgACGCAAAGAGGAGAGCTTTGATCAAGtcccaagccgtcaagaagagggaatccggcgaggaGGTTCCTAAGGCATCAGCTTCAGTCCCTAAAAGGAAACTGACGACAAAATCCGACCGTCCctttaagcaaccaaaggtctctcttgaacctgtggttggcttaatggctgagggtaacAAGGCCGTCACCCCAGCGAAGCAGGGGAAGGGCAAAGGATTGATGGCGGTCCCAGacggtaagcaagagagacctccttcccttcttcgtgatgactccaagtatgcattggagaaactgtcgtccatcatcacggcCGAAGACTATGAAGACCTGggaaaccattcgacggaggccatgggggagacgggcctcttcgccgtcgctcag tccttggtcatgatgaagggactacttgaccggtgtctcaaccgtgagagtagcttggaccgggtgcgcgcgaaggcgcagcagacggaggaagagctcggacaactTCAGAGATGGAGGTCCAAGgtggagaagaagctggagctttctgagcAGGCGAGGAAGGAGCTTGAGGAGAAGACGGCCACTTCGCTGACGGTCATAGAGAACAAAGAAGCTGAGATAAAACGACTCAAAGAAGAGATCCGTCAGGCTAAAGTGGCAGCCGTCGAGGAGTACCGATGCTCGGAGTCCT ActtgttatcttgtgttgattGA
- the LOC126729738 gene encoding scarecrow-like protein 31 gives MIMDSSFNFLDGFTAMSPNSKDNFSNLINDYTFNQLSAPTTDLNFLGSPNLSSDSDLGPTGFEPSITTTVGPEGQPYDAPHVVFPPMLQADSTSSPYDSDFSETVLKYINQILMEENIENKPCMFYDPLGLEDTEKSFYDALGQNYPPLPNQNSVESPVFSSSSYDYGTTSTSSSSTVNDSQGLSGHGEHNYQPSSSPPPILGDYNAVQSNFKPTDHKSQFFGNLPNGSVNYLGDGMEFIAQNIFTDSESILQFRRGLEEASKFLPKSNNLVIDLESNVVSSSKRKGEDLKVESLVVKSEKESYSPDGSRGRKNHAREEIELEEGRSNKQTAVYVEDSEGTELSEMFDKVLLCTDAPAAMYGDNCEHLQNDASKASLETQGGNGGKGSRNKKQVRKKETVDLRNLLILCAQAVSAGDGRTANELLKQVRDHSTPFGDGSQRLAHFFANGLEARLAGTKVGTQIFYTSLFSKKMSAAELLKAYRVHLSACPFRRITLFFGMKCILRAAEKATTLHVVDFGIHYGFQWPILIQFLSKRPEGPPKLRITGVDLPQPGFRPTESIEETGRRLEKYCKRFNVPFEYNAIASQNWETIRIEELKIERNEVLAVTCAFRTKNLLDETTEGISPRDAFLNLIRRMKPDIFVNSIVNGSFNAPFFHTRFREALFHYSALYDMFDVTISRNNPERLMLEREFYGREIMNVIACEGLERVERPETYKQCQVRISRAGFKSLPLDQEQMNMFRARMKAWYHKDFILNEDNHWLLQGWKGRIVYASSSWVPV, from the coding sequence ATGATCATGGATTCAAGCTTTAATTTCCTAGACGGTTTCACTGCCATGTCACCAAATTCTAAGGATAATTTCTCAAATCTTATAAATGATTACACATTCAATCAACTCTCTGCTCCTACTACAGACCTTAACTTCCTCGGAAGTCCAAATCTTTCTTCTGATTCTGATCTGGGTCCTACTGGTTTTGAGCCCTCAATCACCACAACCGTTGGTCCAGAGGGTCAACCATATGATGCACCACATGTTGTTTTTCCGCCTATGTTGCAGGCAGATTCCACGTCGTCCCCGTACGACAGTGATTTCTCTGAAACAGTTCTCAAGTACATAAATCAGATTCTTATGGAAGAGAACATTGAAAACAAGCCCTGCATGTTTTATGACCCTTTGGGTCTAGAAGACACCGAGAAATCTTTCTATGATGCTCTTGGTCAAAATTACCCCCCTTTACCAAATCAAAATAGCGTTGAGAGTCCTGTGTTTTCTTCAAGTAGTTATGATTACGGTACAACTAGTACTAGTAGTTCTAGCACTGTCAATGATTCTCAGGGGCTAAGTGGTCATGGAGAGCATAACTACCAGCCTTCTTCTTCACCGCCTCCTATTCTGGGTGATTACAATGCTGTCCAGTCTAATTTCAAGCCCACTGATCATAAATCACAGTTTTTTGGGAATTTGCCAAATGGTAGTGTGAATTATTTGGGTGATGGGATGGAGTTCATAGCTCAGAATATTTTTACAGATAGTGAATCGATATTGCAATTTAGGAGGGGGTTAGAGGAAGCCAGTAAGTTCCTTCCTAAGAGTAATAATCTGGTTATTGATTTGGAGAGCAACGTGGTTTCTTCTTCTAAGAGGAAGGGAGAGGATCTAAAGGTGGAATCTTTGGTGGTgaagagtgagaaagagagttATTCGCCGGATGGCTCAAGAGGGAGGAAGAATCATGCAAGGGAAGAGATAGAATTAGAAGAAGGTAGGAGCAATAAGCAGACTGCTGTTTATGTAGAGGACTCTGAGGGGACTGAGTTATCAGAAATGTTTGATAAGGTTTTGCTTTGTACCGATGCGCCAGCTGCAATGTACGGTGATAATTGTGAACATTTACAGAATGATGCAAGCAAGGCCTCCTTGGAGACACAAGGTGGTAATGGTGGGAAAGGTAGTCGTAATAAGAAGCAGGTAAGGAAGAAGGAGACAGTTGATTTGAggaatcttttgattctttgtgCACAAGCTGTCTCAGCAGGTGATGGTAGAACTGCAAATGAGTTATTGAAGCAGGTTAGGGACCACTCAACCCCTTTTGGTGATGGGTCTCAGAGATTGGCTCATTTCTTTGCTAATGGTCTTGAGGCACGCTTGGCTGGAACTAAGGTAGGAACTCAAATTTTTTACACTTCATTGTTTTCCAAGAAGATGTCAGCTGCTGAATTGTTGAAAGCTTACCGAGTTCATCTTTCAGCCTGCCCTTTCAGGAGGATCACACTTTTCTTTGGTATGAAATGTATTTTGCGTGCAGCAGAGAAAGCAACTACTCTTCATGTTGTAGATTTTGGTATCCATTATGGTTTCCAGTGGCCAATTCTGATCCAGTTTCTCTCCAAAAGACCTGAAGGACCTCCCAAACTACGCATTACAGGGGTTGATCTTCCTCAACCTGGATTCCGTCCAACAGAGAGCATTGAGGAGACTGGTCGTCGCTTGGAAAAGTACTGCAAGCGGTTTAATGTTCCTTTTGAATACAATGCTATAGCATCACAGAACTGGGAAACTATTCGAATTGAGGAGCTTAAGATTGAAAGGAATGAGGTGCTTGCTGTGACTTGTGCATTCCGGACAAAGAACCTACTTGATGAAACAACTGAAGGGATTAGTCCAAGGGATGCATTTTTAAACTTGATAAGGCGGATGAAACCTgatatttttgttaattctaTTGTTAATGGGTCCTTCAATGCCCCCTTCTTTCACACGAGGTTCCGAGAAGCACTCTTCCATTACTCTGCATTGTATGACATGTTTGATGTTACTATATCCCGTAATAATCCAGAGAGGTTGATGCTTGAGAGAGAGTTCTATGGGAGGGAGATTATGAATGTTATAGCATGTGAAGGGTTAGAGAGAGTTGAGAGGCCTGAAACATACAAGCAGTGTCAAGTCAGGATTTCGAGGGCTGGGTTCAAGTCACTCCCGTTGGACCAAGAGCAAATGAATATGTTCAGGGCTAGGATGAAGGCATGGTATCACAAGGATTTTATTCTTAATGAAGACAACCACTGGCTTCTTCAGGGATGGAAGGGCCGGATtgtctatgcttcctcttcttgGGTGCCGGTTTAG
- the LOC126699729 gene encoding uncharacterized protein LOC126699729: MNCSLIGHEAKDSNTPHKIAEKCCEDLMNYSGHIDKLVEKQTSKEMENNRLWLKTSIECASWLAFQACAFRGHDESLDSKNRGSFIELIKHTSTFNENVARVVLENALRNAKYTSPTILEEILHILASKVRNAIHEEIGDAKFCILVDEVRDESKREQMAIILRFVDKEGFIKERFFHVVHVRDTTALTLKNEICVVLSHYNLHIENIRGQGYDVAALVTASREVKDVHQFFDHLVNIINIVVGSSKRNDELQHAQAEQVENMIASNEIGTRRGAN, encoded by the exons ATGAATTGTTCTTTAATTGGTCATGAGGCGAAAGATTCGAATACACCACATAAAATTGCTGAGAAATGTTGTGAGGATCTAATGAATTATTCAGGACATATTGACAAACTAGTTGAGAAACAAACATCAAAAGAAATGGAGAATAATCGATTGTGGCTCAAAACCTCAATAGAGTGTGCTTCATGGCTAGCATTCCAAGCTTGTGCTTTTAGAGGTCATGATGAAAGTCTTGATTCAAAAAATCGAGGTAGCTTTAttgaattgataaaacacaCATCAACTTTCAATGAAAATGTAGCTAGAGTTGTCTTGGAAAATGCTCTACGAAATGCCAAATATACGTCACCCACAATTCTAGAGGAGATTTTGCATATTCTAGCTAGTAAAGTGCGAAATGCTATTCATGAAGAAATTGGGGatgcaaaattttgcattctagTTGACGAAGTTCGAGATGAGTCGAAGAGAGAACAAATGGCCATCATTTTGAGGTTTGTTGATAAAGAAGGTTTCATTAAAGAGCGTTTCTTTCATGTTGTGCATGTTAGAGACACTACTGCATTGACTTTAAAGAATGAGATATGTGTTGTCCTTTCTCATTACAACCTCCACATTGAAAATATTCGAGGTCAAGGATATGATGTGGCTG CTCTAGTTACAGCATCTAGAGAAGTAAAAGATGTTCATCAGTTCTTTGATCATTTGGTTAATATTATCAATATTGTTGTTGGTTCTAGTAAGCGTAATGATGAATTGCAACATGCTCAAGCAGAACAAGTTGAGAATATGATTGCTTCTAATGAAATTGGGACTAGAAGAGGTGCAAACTAG